One region of Salvia miltiorrhiza cultivar Shanhuang (shh) chromosome 3, IMPLAD_Smil_shh, whole genome shotgun sequence genomic DNA includes:
- the LOC131018322 gene encoding disease resistance protein RPH8A-like — translation MDKLRYFINAAIGRGPTNKNMWNKNIECLRGIWHKDWMKSTLTSSCHLRELGIELGRIKREELIKARASLEKMQNLVILHLIWPEDNYAIDIALVVPQLANLTKLKLDGEMSKCPSASMFPPNLSHLTLTGSELVDDPMAELGKLPKLLFLMLQDAAYLGETMLVLCDGFPSLEALAFRDWNGLKSVIIEEGGMPKLKHL, via the coding sequence ATGGACAAGCTACGTTACTTCATCAACGCAGCTATTGGCCGTGGACCGACAAATAAAAACATGTGgaataaaaatattgagtgtTTGAGAGGAATATGGCACAAGGATTGGATGAAGTCAACTCTAACGAGTAGTTGCCATCTTCGTGAATTAGGCATAGAGTTAGGACGGATAAAGCGTGAAGAGTTGATCAAAGCGAGAGCGTCATTGGAGAAGATGCAGAATCTTGTCATACTTCACTTAATATGGCCGGAGGATAATTATGCTATTGACATAGCATTAGTTGTGCCGCAGCTCGCCAATCTCACGAAACTTAAACTGGATGGTGAGATGTCCAAATGTCCAAGTGCGAGTATGTTCCCTCCAAATCTTTCTCACCTCACTTTGACAGGTTCAGAGCTAGTTGATGATCCAATGGCAGAGCTGGGTAAGCTTCCAAAGCTTTTATTTCTCATGCTACAGGATGCAGCTTACTTGGGTGAAACGATGCTAGTTTTGTGCGACGGGTTCCCCAGCCTCGAAGCCCTGGCTTTTCGAGATTGGAATGGACTGAAGAGCGTCATCATAGAAGAAGGTGGAATGCCGAAGCTCAAACATCTCTGA